The Toxotes jaculatrix isolate fToxJac2 chromosome 21, fToxJac2.pri, whole genome shotgun sequence genome includes a region encoding these proteins:
- the LOC121175653 gene encoding leucine-rich repeat-containing protein 17, translating into MFASRCTMLGVMPLLPLLVNAALGFKLCPSSCLCYESSDLVDCRSRGLIQVPPSIPHGTWLLDLSGNKLTVIRTRSFMGLWSLKILLMSNSSIQTVEPQSLSSLHFLERLDLSFNQLRWIPQDFSQSLSSLLELRLDHNLLQHLDPSSLGDFENLKKLDLGYNRIQSIDVLVFNSLSQLSLLSLEANRLNVLKDGLLSRQQRLEVLLLSHNNISVIETEALAPLRRLALLGLRGNQLAHIRFKTFLQLQTTSTQLQMSLNPWTCDCELQRIFSKIKHVRHLHVEDYKDIVCHAPAQQAGSSLASLDSQLCVAETASVLVITITVMLAVIGALVKAEHNRKNKQTVSDTESERQEKWG; encoded by the exons CTGGGCTTCAAGCTGTGTCCCAGCTCCTGTCTGTGCTACGAATCTTCTGACCTGGTTGACTGCAGGTCTCGTGGGCTGATCCAGGTCCCTCCCAGCATCCCCCACGGCACCTGGCTGCTGGACCTGAGTGGGAACAAGCTGACGGTGATACGCACCAGATCCTTCATGGGGCTGTGGTCACTCAAGATCCTCCTGATGTCCAACAGCAGCATCCAGACTGTGGAGCCACAG TCTCTGTCGTCACTGCACTTTCTGGAGAGGCTGGACTTGAGTTTTAACCAGCTGCGTTGGATTCCTCAGGATTTCTCTCAGAGCCTGTCCTCCCTCCTGGAGCTCAGGCTGGACCACAACctgctgcagcacctggacCCCTCTTCCCTGGGAGACTTTGAAAACCTGAAGAAACTGGACCTCGGTTACAACCGCATCCAGTCGATAGATGTCCTGGTTTTCAACAGTTTGTCCCAGCTGAGCCTCCTCAGCCTGGAAGCAAACAGGCTGAACGTGCTTAAAGACGGCCTGTTGAGCAGGCAGCAACGCCTGGAggtgctgctgctcagccacaacAATATCTCAGTGATCGAGACCGAAGCTCTGGCTCCTTTGCGGAGACTCGCTCTGCTTGGTCTTCGGGGAAACCAGCTGGCTCACATCAGGTTCAAGACCTTCCTGCAGCTCCAGACCACCAGCACCCAACTTCAGATGTCCCTCAACCCCTGGACCTGTGATTGCGAGCTGCAGCGCATCTTCAGCAAGATCAAACATGTTCGACATCTGCACGTGGAGGACTACAAAGACATCGTCTGTCACGCTCCTGCTCAGCAAGCCGGGAGCTCCCTGGCCTCACTGGACAGCcagctgtgtgtggctgagaCAGCATCGGTGCTCGTCATAACCATCACCGTGATGCTCGCCGTGATCGGCGCTCTGGTCAAAGCGGAGCACAACCgcaagaacaaacaaactgtgagtgatacagagtcagagagacaggaaaaatGGGGCTGA